The DNA segment GGTTATATTTGCAAACTCCTGCGTCAAATCCCTTGGCCGGGATACCAGCCCGACCTGCGAGCTTTTCCTTGGATTTCACAAATATAACCTCTGCCATTCAAATCAAATTAATAGGTCCTGAGCCTAGACCTGCTGGTCGAGTGTGACCTGTGCCATGATCCATGAAAAAAAGGCATGGCTATGAACAATAAATGCGCTTGCGACGAACGATCTTTGGGCGTACCGGGAGTTGAGCGCAACATATTTACCCTCATCGTAGGAGAGCTGCACAGTGACTTTGCCCCAGACCAATACTGTCATCATACGTGCAGCCGTGCGCGACGACCTTGATGGTCTTTGCGCGCTTGAAAGCGGCAATTTCGAAAGCGACCTGATTTCGCGTGCCTCCTTCTCGCGGTTCCTGCGTCAGGCCAGCGCGCGCCTGCTTGTTGCAGACGCTGGTGATGCCGATCATCCTGAAATTGTCGGGTATGGTTTGCTGTTGCTGCGCACCAATACGGTTACGGCACGGATTTACTCGCTGGCGATTGCAAAAGACTGGCGCGGCAAGGGTTTGGGCACACAGCTTTTGGCTGGCCTTGAAAATCTGGCGATGGATGCGGGATGTACGCGCATGCGCCTTGAAGTGCGTGTGACCAACGAAACGGCGCGCAATCTTTATGAACGCCATGGCTATGTCCGGATTGCCGATCTTCCGGGATATTACGAGGATGGCAGTGATGGCATTCGCCTTGAACACGCACTTTATGATGGCGAAAGCGCTGTCAGCCCGGCTGTTGCCACCGGTGCGCCGCTGATTTTGGTCGACCGTCTGTCGGATCAACGCTTTGCTGTGTCTGGCGCACGTGTCATGCGGGTGCGTGATTATCTGGCACTTGATCATGGTGTGCGCAACCGGCGTGTAATCAACCTTTGCCAGTCCTATGAATATCTTTCGCGTGGTTATTATTGCAGCCTGCTTGCGGCCGCCCGTGCAGAGCGCGTCATTCCCGAGGCCGATGTCCTTTTGGATCTGAACTGGAAGCGCCTTCAGAAAACTGCACGTGCGGAACTCAGCCCGCAAATCATCGAGGCACTGGAAAAATCCGGCCAGACACCTGATCAGGCCCCGGATCATATCGATGTCTATTTCGGGCGGACCGCCAACAAGAAGTTTCGTCAGATTGGCGAACGCGCCTTTGATCAGTTCCGCTGCCCGATCCTGCGTCTGCATCTGAACAAGCAGGACCGCAGAATTTTGCGCGAAATCGAAGCCCCGTCGATCAGCCAGC comes from the Thalassospira sp. ER-Se-21-Dark genome and includes:
- a CDS encoding GNAT family N-acetyltransferase produces the protein MTLPQTNTVIIRAAVRDDLDGLCALESGNFESDLISRASFSRFLRQASARLLVADAGDADHPEIVGYGLLLLRTNTVTARIYSLAIAKDWRGKGLGTQLLAGLENLAMDAGCTRMRLEVRVTNETARNLYERHGYVRIADLPGYYEDGSDGIRLEHALYDGESAVSPAVATGAPLILVDRLSDQRFAVSGARVMRVRDYLALDHGVRNRRVINLCQSYEYLSRGYYCSLLAAARAERVIPEADVLLDLNWKRLQKTARAELSPQIIEALEKSGQTPDQAPDHIDVYFGRTANKKFRQIGERAFDQFRCPILRLHLNKQDRRILREIEAPSISQLDDDKLVEFEAALRAYLRGRVRKQGNVTPPTALVAILHDPDEVLPPSDKEALANFVQAASDLGAKAELITAKDFHHLSEFDALLIRETTALDHHTYRFAKRAVKEGIPVIDDPDSMLRCTNKVYLAELLRTHRIPAPKSAIFDKRRIPDIAKQFSFPSVLKVPDGCFSRGVRKVKSPDHLNEVATEMFKNSELLVIQEYVETTFDWRIGVLGGEAIFASRYFMAPGHWQIVKHEDDGKSYEEGGFETLAVEDAPADIVATALASARLMGDGLYGVDVKETPYGPMVIEVNDNPNIDAGVEDVVLGMDLYRRIIAHLLGKIARP